In Malus sylvestris chromosome 15, drMalSylv7.2, whole genome shotgun sequence, a single genomic region encodes these proteins:
- the LOC126604066 gene encoding plant intracellular Ras-group-related LRR protein 4-like, giving the protein METTAFESVDQVVQEIMRIHRSLPPRPAVDEVEAAVTLVRNVEMAEQARLDAIARQTKSLQVPEELFMVLQEMQRKLVYFNSKEEMREAHKLLDLENLHNLFDDLIQRASTCVSSPNSTSSSSAAAMAAVNLSSKSNSVSGVLPHRPSPSSSGSAAATAAAYVFNTDRGGVAKTASARVSRDDSFVVSKPKKAFYLDGIGAGPAVSATPQIVDSSLRSVSALNSTGGGGVGGQEGEKLSLIKLASLIEVFAKKGTKDVNLRNKLMDQIEWLPDSIGKLSGLVSLDLSENRILVLPTTIGGLSSLTKLDLHSNRIAQLPDTIGDLLSLVSLDLRANDLTAVPATFGRLVRLEELDLSSNRLAVLPDTIGSLASLKTLNVETNDIDEIPHTIGHCTSLKELRADYNRLKALPEAVGKIESLEVLSVRYNNIKQLPTTVSSLLSLRELDVSFNELESVPENLCFATSLVKMNIGNNFADLRSLPRAIGNLEMLEELDISNNQIRVLPDSFRMLTRLRVLRVEENPLEVPPRHIAEKGAQAVVQYMAELVVKRDVKAQPVKQKKTWAQICCFSRSNKRKRNGEDYVKA; this is encoded by the exons ATGGAAACGACGGCGTTTGAGTCAGTGGACCAAGTGGTGCAAGAGATCATGAGAATTCACAGATCTTTGCCGCCGAGGCCGGCCGTCGATGAGGTGGAAGCGGCGGTGACGCTGGTTCGGAATGTGGAGATGGCGGAGCAGGCCAGGCTCGACGCCATTGCCAGGCAGACCAAGAGCTTGCAAGTTCCGGAGGAGCTGTTCATGGTGCTGCAGGAGATGCAGAGGAAGTTGGTCTACTTCAACAGCAAGGAGGAGATGCGGGAGGCCCATAAGTTGCTCGATCTCGAGAACCTACATAATCTGTTCGACGATTTGATTCAGAGAGCCTCCACTTGCGTCTCCTCTCCCAATTCCACTTCTTCCTCTTCGGCGGCGGCAATGGCGGCGGTGAATTTGAGTTCGAAGTCGAATTCCGTTTCTGGGGTTCTTCCTCACAGgccctctccttcttcttctggttcTGCTGCTGCTACTGCTGCTGCGTATGTGTTCAACACTGACAGGGGAGGTGTTGCTAAAACTGCTTCAGCCAGAGTCAGCAGAGATGACAGTTTCGTGGTCAGCAAGCCCAAGAAAGCATTCTACTTGGATGGAATTGGGGCTGGACCTGCTGTTTCTGCAACACCCCAGATAGTGGATTCGTCTCTGAGGTCGGTTTCCGCTCTCAACTCAACCGGAGGAGGTGGAGTTGGAG GTCAAGAGGGTGAAAAATTGAGTCTAATAAAGTTGGCGAGTTTAATTGAAGTGTTCGCAAAGAAAGGCACTAAGGATGTTAATCTTCGGAACAAGTTGATGGATCAAATCGAATGGCTGCCTGACTCGATAGGAAAGCTTTCTGGATTGGTCTCCCTTGATTTGTCCGAAAACCGGATTCTGGTCCTCCCAACCACCATTGGAGGTCTTTCCTCCTTGACCAAATTGGATTTGCACTCAAACAGGATTGCTCAGCTGCCCGACACTATTGGAGATCTTCTTAGCCTTGTCTCACTAGACCTTAGAGCAAACGACTTGACTGCTGTGCCGGCTACCTTTGGCCGATTGGTGCGTCTTGAAGAGCTCGATTTGAGCTCAAACAGGCTCGCTGTGCTTCCTGACACAATTGGGTCCCTTGCTAGCCTCAAGACATTGAATGTTGAGACCAATGATATTGACGAAATTCCTCATACTATTGGTCATTGTACCTCGCTCAAAGAGCTGCGTGCAGATTATAACCGGCTTAAAGCACTTCCTGAAGCTGTGGGAAAGATTGAGAGCTTGGAGGTTTTGTCCGTGCGTTACAATAACATCAAACAGTTGCCCACAACCGTGTCATCTCTATTGAGTCTGAGGGAGCTGGATGTGAGTTTCAATGAGCTTGAGTCAGTGCCTGAGAACTTGTGTTTTGCCACCTCACTTGTTAAGATGAACATTGGAAACAATTTTGCTGATCTGCGATCCCTGCCAAGGGCTATTGGGAACCTCGAGATGCTTGAAGAGTTGGATATCAGCAACAACCAGATACGGGTTCTCCCAGACTCTTTCAGGATGCTCACTCGACTACGTGTTCTACGTGTTGAAGAAAACCCTCTTGAAGTCCCACCAAGACACATAGCTGAAAAGGGGGCGCAA GCTGTTGTTCAATACATGGCTGAGCTGGTCGTAAAAAGAGATGTTAAAGCACAACCTGTTAAGCAGAAAAAGACTTGGGCTCAAATCTGCTGCTTCTCGAGGTCAAACAAAAGGAAGCGCAATGGTGAAGATTATGTAAAAGCCTGA